In Hwangdonia lutea, a single window of DNA contains:
- a CDS encoding DUF3667 domain-containing protein has protein sequence MNCKNCNTSLSSESDYCYVCGGKVIRNRLTFKNLFEHISETFFNYDNKLLKTFIALFTKPDDVIGGYINGTRKKYVNVISYFALAITITGFYLFVLKKYFPDTIDYSILSPAGQEEFQERNVSFVQENMSLFMMLYVPLYAIIARISFVGINKFNYTELLVVFLYLQAQMSIATALASILFSLFGIHQGVMSLILTPLMVLYTAICLKQLYGINTKSIILRTLLFFTVLMVLFVIVSVIMGIYMYLNGDFQQMIDAQKAAKGG, from the coding sequence GTGAATTGTAAAAACTGTAATACATCTTTATCTTCAGAAAGCGACTATTGCTACGTTTGCGGTGGTAAAGTGATTAGAAACAGACTTACGTTTAAAAATTTATTTGAGCACATTAGCGAAACATTTTTTAATTATGACAATAAACTATTAAAAACCTTTATAGCGCTTTTTACAAAACCCGATGATGTTATTGGCGGATATATTAATGGTACACGTAAAAAATACGTTAATGTTATTAGCTACTTTGCATTGGCTATTACAATAACAGGATTTTATCTTTTTGTTTTAAAGAAGTATTTTCCCGATACGATCGATTATTCCATATTATCGCCGGCTGGTCAGGAAGAATTTCAGGAAAGAAATGTAAGCTTCGTACAAGAGAATATGTCCCTTTTTATGATGCTTTATGTGCCGCTTTATGCTATAATCGCAAGAATTTCGTTTGTTGGAATTAACAAATTTAATTACACCGAACTGCTTGTGGTATTTTTGTATCTGCAGGCTCAAATGTCAATTGCAACTGCTTTAGCCAGCATCTTGTTTTCTTTATTTGGCATTCATCAAGGTGTTATGAGTTTGATTTTGACTCCACTCATGGTTTTATACACCGCTATTTGTTTAAAACAATTGTATGGCATAAATACCAAAAGCATAATTTTAAGAACACTTTTGTTTTTCACTGTTCTCATGGTGCTTTTTGTAATAGTTTCGGTAATTATGGGAATATACATGTATTTAAATGGCGATTTTCAACAAATGATTGATGCCCAAAAAGCCGCTAAAGGTGGTTAA
- a CDS encoding diadenylate cyclase yields MEIFKDLLKFTVVDIIDVILVALLLYYIYKLVKGTVAINIFIGIIIIYLVWRLTDFLEMELLTSIFGGFIKVGIIALIVVFQPEIRKFLLMVGSTNFSRRRKFLQQFSFIKTDTGDETNVDAIVSACVKMGTSKTGALIVFERNNNLDFLLASGDEMNIKVTQPIIESIFFKNSPLHDGAIIVSNNIVKATRVILPVNNEKTIPKRFGLRHRAAIGITEKTDALALAVSEETGHISYFKDGEFVVFDNTSELNGMIKKDLA; encoded by the coding sequence TTGGAAATTTTTAAAGACCTCTTAAAATTTACGGTTGTCGATATTATCGATGTTATTTTAGTCGCACTACTACTCTACTATATTTACAAATTGGTAAAAGGCACCGTTGCCATCAATATTTTTATTGGTATCATCATTATTTATCTCGTTTGGCGATTGACCGATTTTCTGGAAATGGAACTCTTAACCAGCATTTTTGGCGGTTTCATTAAGGTGGGTATTATTGCGCTAATTGTAGTGTTTCAACCTGAAATCAGAAAGTTTTTACTAATGGTTGGGTCTACAAATTTTAGTAGACGGCGCAAATTTTTACAGCAATTCAGTTTTATAAAAACCGATACCGGCGACGAAACCAATGTTGACGCCATTGTTTCGGCTTGTGTAAAAATGGGCACCTCAAAAACGGGGGCTTTAATTGTTTTTGAACGGAATAACAATCTGGATTTTTTATTGGCTTCGGGTGATGAAATGAACATAAAAGTGACGCAGCCCATTATTGAAAGTATATTTTTTAAAAACAGCCCCTTGCATGATGGCGCTATAATAGTGAGCAATAATATTGTAAAGGCAACACGGGTTATTCTTCCTGTAAATAACGAAAAAACCATCCCCAAACGTTTTGGTTTACGCCATAGAGCCGCCATTGGGATTACCGAAAAAACCGATGCTTTGGCCTTGGCTGTTAGCGAAGAAACCGGACATATTTCCTATTTTAAAGATGGTGAATTTGTGGTTTTTGATAACACCAGCGAACTCAACGGCATGATTAAAAAAGATTTGGCATAA
- the folP gene encoding dihydropteroate synthase, producing the protein MTINCKGQLIDLSSPKVMGILNITPDSFYDGGSYKNEKDILSQVEKMITEGATFIDVGGYSSRPNAAHVNETDELKRILPVVNLILKEFPKALLSIDTFRSAVAKACIEADACMINDISAGKLDDNMLQTIANLQVPFVMMHMRGTPQNMQQQTNYDNLIKDMLFYFSERIAAAKQLGIIDLVVDPGFGFAKTTNQNFEVLNQLELFKILDKPILAGISRKSMIYKTLETSAKYALNGTTVLNTIALQKGGSILRVHDVKEAIECVKLVEALEVRS; encoded by the coding sequence ATGACTATAAATTGCAAGGGACAACTCATCGATTTATCATCACCAAAAGTGATGGGCATTTTAAATATTACACCCGATTCGTTTTACGATGGCGGCAGTTATAAAAACGAGAAAGATATTTTAAGTCAGGTTGAAAAGATGATAACCGAAGGTGCCACATTTATTGATGTTGGTGGGTACAGTTCGCGCCCAAACGCAGCACATGTAAATGAAACCGATGAGCTAAAACGCATATTGCCCGTTGTAAATTTGATTTTAAAAGAATTCCCAAAAGCATTGCTTTCCATCGACACCTTTAGAAGCGCGGTAGCCAAAGCCTGTATTGAAGCTGATGCTTGTATGATTAATGATATTTCGGCAGGTAAGCTGGATGATAATATGCTACAAACCATTGCTAATTTACAAGTGCCGTTCGTGATGATGCACATGCGCGGAACACCACAAAATATGCAGCAGCAAACTAACTACGATAATCTGATAAAAGACATGTTGTTTTATTTCTCTGAACGTATTGCCGCAGCGAAACAATTGGGGATTATTGATTTGGTTGTTGACCCAGGTTTTGGTTTTGCAAAAACTACCAATCAGAATTTTGAGGTTTTAAACCAATTGGAATTATTTAAAATATTAGACAAGCCCATTCTTGCGGGAATTTCCAGAAAATCGATGATTTACAAAACTTTGGAAACCTCGGCCAAATACGCTTTAAATGGCACCACGGTTTTAAATACGATAGCGCTCCAAAAAGGCGGGTCTATTTTACGGGTGCACGATGTTAAAGAAGCCATTGAATGTGTTAAATTAGTTGAGGCGTTAGAAGTTAGAAGTTAG
- a CDS encoding DUF1599 domain-containing protein, with translation MQDTSKQYDAVIDTCKSLFVKKMGDYGSAWRILRLPSLTDQIFIKAQRIRSLQQNAVRKVDEGEVSEFIGIINYCIMALIQLEKGVVEQPDMTTEEAAKLYTEQAAITKKLMEDKNHDYGEAWRDMRVSSLTDLILQKLLRVKSIENNQGNTQVSEGVDANYQDMINYAVFALIHLKEE, from the coding sequence ATGCAAGATACCTCAAAACAATACGATGCCGTAATAGATACCTGTAAAAGTTTGTTTGTAAAAAAAATGGGCGACTACGGAAGTGCTTGGAGAATACTACGTTTACCATCGTTAACCGACCAAATTTTTATTAAAGCACAACGCATAAGAAGCTTGCAGCAAAACGCGGTAAGAAAGGTTGATGAGGGCGAAGTAAGCGAATTTATCGGTATAATAAACTACTGTATTATGGCACTTATTCAGTTGGAAAAAGGCGTGGTTGAACAACCCGATATGACCACCGAAGAGGCCGCAAAATTATATACCGAACAAGCCGCCATTACCAAAAAACTCATGGAAGATAAAAACCACGATTACGGCGAAGCATGGCGCGATATGCGTGTAAGCAGTTTAACCGATTTGATTTTGCAAAAACTGTTGCGTGTAAAATCGATTGAAAACAATCAGGGCAACACACAGGTTAGCGAAGGCGTTGATGCGAATTATCAAGATATGATTAATTATGCGGTTTTTGCTTTAATTCATTTAAAAGAAGAGTAG
- a CDS encoding BT_3928 family protein, which produces MKTLVALSRIFVGVLFIISGLIKLNDPLGFSYKLEEYFGADVLNIEFLIPYALGISVIVVVFEVVLGVFLLIGYKPKFTVWSLLAMIVFFTFLTFYSAYFDKVKDCGCFGDALKLTPWESFTKDVILLFFILILFFGLNHIKPVFSKLPTTILALLSFIFSLWFGYHVLMHLPTIDFRAYKIGNNIAEGMRIPDDAPKAIQEFTWTFNINGEETEIVTDGSYPTVDGEYVGVETKVIREAYQPPVLDFSIETDEEDLTEHFLSQENLIVIVSYSLEKMEQEGALKLKSTTDEALKNGYQVIGLTASGNDAKQRINEIYNLNFDWYLCDEKALKTVVRSNPGILELDAGTVMQKVHWNDIEDLQLPKVERKIESKKENAEIKNILYVVEGEVSTKEKLDSVLASKNYKNYLYTIDETVLDSINKANNSNYDGFMTVELHKE; this is translated from the coding sequence ATGAAAACATTAGTAGCACTTAGTAGAATATTCGTTGGTGTATTGTTCATCATTTCGGGGTTAATTAAGCTAAACGACCCCTTAGGTTTTTCGTATAAACTTGAAGAGTATTTTGGCGCAGACGTTTTAAACATCGAGTTTTTAATTCCGTATGCCTTGGGTATTTCGGTCATTGTTGTGGTTTTCGAGGTGGTTTTAGGCGTGTTTTTACTCATTGGCTATAAGCCTAAATTTACCGTTTGGAGCTTGCTGGCAATGATTGTCTTTTTTACTTTCTTAACCTTTTATTCGGCCTATTTCGATAAGGTGAAAGACTGCGGATGTTTTGGTGATGCCTTAAAACTCACGCCATGGGAAAGCTTTACAAAAGACGTTATTTTACTGTTTTTTATTCTTATTTTATTCTTCGGATTAAATCATATCAAACCCGTATTCAGCAAATTGCCCACAACAATTTTGGCTTTGTTGAGCTTTATTTTCAGTTTGTGGTTTGGGTATCATGTGCTCATGCATTTGCCAACCATAGATTTTAGAGCGTATAAAATAGGAAACAATATAGCCGAAGGTATGCGTATTCCTGACGATGCACCAAAAGCCATACAAGAATTTACGTGGACGTTCAACATTAATGGCGAAGAAACAGAAATTGTAACCGATGGCAGTTATCCTACCGTTGATGGTGAATACGTTGGCGTTGAAACCAAGGTGATTCGCGAAGCTTATCAACCACCAGTTTTGGATTTTTCAATTGAAACGGATGAAGAAGACTTAACCGAACATTTTTTAAGTCAGGAAAATCTAATCGTTATAGTGTCCTATAGTTTGGAAAAAATGGAACAAGAAGGCGCTTTAAAATTGAAGTCAACCACCGATGAAGCTCTAAAAAATGGTTACCAAGTTATAGGTTTAACAGCTTCAGGTAACGATGCTAAGCAGCGCATAAACGAAATCTATAATTTAAATTTCGATTGGTATTTATGCGACGAAAAAGCCTTAAAAACCGTAGTGCGCTCAAACCCGGGGATTTTAGAATTAGATGCTGGAACCGTAATGCAAAAGGTGCACTGGAATGATATTGAGGATTTGCAGTTGCCTAAAGTAGAGCGGAAAATCGAATCCAAAAAGGAAAATGCTGAAATTAAAAACATTCTTTATGTCGTAGAAGGCGAGGTTTCAACTAAAGAAAAGTTGGATTCTGTTTTAGCGAGTAAAAACTACAAAAACTATTTATATACCATAGATGAAACCGTTTTGGACTCTATAAATAAAGCTAATAACAGCAATTATGATGGTTTTATGACTGTAGAGCTACATAAAGAATAA
- a CDS encoding TlpA family protein disulfide reductase, which yields MIYTLILLFSVFSCNTEVPTQFSEEALNDTFVTLEGNNIAFKDILETHKGKTIVIDIWASWCKDCIKGMPKVKALQSEYKEAVYIFLSLDKSQNAWKKGIENYKVNGEHYFMQSGWKGAFGNFVNLDWIPRYMVINKTGNIELFKAVKADDDKLIEAIKK from the coding sequence ATGATCTATACCCTAATCTTATTATTCAGTGTATTTAGTTGCAATACAGAAGTGCCAACTCAATTTTCTGAGGAAGCGTTAAACGATACCTTCGTAACTTTAGAAGGCAACAATATAGCATTCAAAGATATTTTAGAAACCCATAAAGGCAAAACAATCGTAATCGATATTTGGGCATCATGGTGTAAAGACTGTATAAAAGGCATGCCAAAAGTAAAGGCATTACAATCGGAATACAAAGAGGCGGTTTATATATTTTTGTCGTTAGATAAAAGCCAGAACGCATGGAAAAAAGGCATTGAAAATTACAAGGTTAACGGCGAACACTATTTTATGCAGTCCGGTTGGAAAGGTGCTTTTGGCAATTTTGTAAATTTAGATTGGATTCCTAGATATATGGTAATAAATAAAACCGGAAACATAGAATTATTTAAAGCCGTAAAAGCAGACGACGATAAATTAATCGAAGCCATAAAAAAGTAG
- the tpiA gene encoding triose-phosphate isomerase, which produces MRKQIVAGNWKMNNDLSQTETLITGLKAQNKTTNAEVMIAPAATNLWQAYNSLRDFNIEVIAQNMHFAESGAYTGEISASMLKSVGVETVILGHSERRAYFNETDETLAKKVDAALANNMRVIFCFGEELADRKSGNEETVVENQIKNALFHLSASAFKNIVLAYEPVWAIGTGETASPEQAQDMHAFIRKTLADKYGNDVADSVSILYGGSCKPNNAKEIFSKPDVDGGLIGGAALNADDFFAIVNAF; this is translated from the coding sequence ATGAGAAAACAAATTGTAGCAGGAAATTGGAAGATGAACAACGATTTATCTCAAACCGAAACTCTAATCACTGGCTTAAAAGCACAAAACAAAACAACCAATGCCGAGGTTATGATAGCTCCAGCAGCAACCAACTTATGGCAGGCTTATAATAGTTTAAGAGATTTCAATATCGAAGTTATAGCACAAAACATGCACTTTGCCGAAAGTGGCGCGTACACCGGCGAAATCAGTGCCTCTATGCTAAAAAGCGTGGGTGTTGAAACGGTTATTTTAGGGCATAGCGAACGTCGTGCTTACTTTAACGAAACCGACGAAACATTGGCCAAAAAAGTCGATGCAGCTTTAGCAAACAACATGCGTGTCATTTTCTGTTTTGGCGAAGAGTTGGCCGATAGAAAATCTGGAAATGAAGAAACAGTAGTTGAAAATCAAATTAAAAACGCCTTATTTCACTTAAGCGCTTCGGCATTTAAAAACATTGTGTTGGCCTACGAGCCTGTTTGGGCCATTGGTACGGGCGAAACAGCAAGCCCAGAACAAGCGCAAGACATGCATGCTTTTATCAGAAAAACATTGGCTGATAAATACGGCAATGATGTTGCAGATTCTGTATCCATTCTTTACGGCGGCAGCTGTAAACCCAACAATGCCAAAGAAATTTTCTCAAAACCCGATGTCGATGGTGGCTTAATTGGCGGTGCTGCACTCAATGCTGACGATTTTTTTGCTATTGTAAACGCGTTTTAA
- the prmA gene encoding 50S ribosomal protein L11 methyltransferase translates to MSNTVYIGYYFKVKPVQPATEILIAELGFAGFESFVENEDGVTAYIQKNEWQKDILDDIQILKSDEFEITYTFSEIEQVNWNAEWEKNFNPIVVDNLCSVRAPFHEKANTKYDIIIEPKMSFGTGHHETTHMMIQHILNNDFQNKSVLDMGCGTGVLAILAELKGAKPIDAIDYDNWCYLNSLENVERNNCKNITVLEGDASLLKNKKYDIIIANINRNILLQDMHTYAACLNKNGMLFLSGFYADDIPVIKAECKKHMLKFIEKLERNNWVSLKFIN, encoded by the coding sequence ATGTCAAATACCGTATACATAGGCTACTACTTTAAAGTAAAACCAGTACAACCAGCAACCGAAATCCTAATCGCAGAATTGGGTTTCGCCGGTTTTGAAAGTTTTGTGGAAAACGAAGACGGCGTTACAGCCTACATTCAAAAAAACGAATGGCAAAAAGATATTCTAGATGATATTCAAATTTTGAAATCCGATGAATTTGAAATCACTTATACATTTTCCGAAATAGAGCAGGTCAATTGGAATGCCGAATGGGAAAAGAATTTCAACCCTATTGTAGTCGATAATTTATGTTCCGTTCGTGCCCCATTTCACGAAAAAGCTAATACGAAATACGATATCATTATCGAACCGAAAATGAGTTTCGGTACAGGGCATCACGAAACCACGCACATGATGATTCAGCATATTTTAAACAACGATTTCCAAAATAAATCGGTTTTAGATATGGGTTGTGGTACCGGTGTTTTGGCTATTTTGGCAGAGTTAAAAGGTGCAAAACCCATTGACGCCATAGACTACGATAACTGGTGTTACCTAAACAGCCTTGAGAATGTTGAGCGTAATAATTGTAAAAACATTACCGTTTTAGAAGGCGATGCAAGTTTGTTAAAAAACAAAAAGTACGATATAATTATTGCCAACATCAACCGCAATATTTTGTTGCAAGACATGCATACTTACGCGGCCTGTTTAAACAAAAACGGGATGTTGTTTTTAAGCGGGTTTTATGCCGATGATATTCCTGTTATAAAGGCAGAATGCAAAAAACATATGTTAAAGTTTATAGAAAAATTGGAAAGAAACAATTGGGTTTCGTTAAAATTTATAAATTAG
- a CDS encoding ATP-dependent Clp protease adaptor ClpS: MSTKEKTLEELLLQEEVVTQNEIVLFNDDVNTFDHVIETLIYACEHTPEQAEQCAILVHYKGKCTVKTGAYNDLKPRCSLLLEAGLSAEII, encoded by the coding sequence ATGAGTACAAAAGAAAAAACATTAGAAGAATTACTTTTACAGGAAGAGGTAGTTACTCAAAATGAAATTGTATTGTTCAATGACGATGTGAATACCTTCGATCATGTTATCGAAACGCTTATTTATGCCTGTGAGCATACGCCAGAACAAGCCGAACAATGTGCAATACTCGTACATTACAAAGGTAAATGTACGGTTAAAACAGGTGCCTATAACGATTTAAAACCACGCTGCTCACTACTTTTGGAAGCAGGATTAAGCGCAGAAATTATTTAG
- a CDS encoding MBL fold metallo-hydrolase — translation MKIEQIYTGCLAQGAYYIESDGEVAIIDPLRETQQYVDKANKENAKIKYVFETHFHADFVSGHIDLAKKTGATIVFGPSAKTDYDAYIAKDNETFKLGKVTIKVLHTPGHTLESATYLLIDENGKNRAIFSGDTLFLGDVGRPDLAIKSDLTKEDLAAMLFDSLRYKIMPLEDDVIVYPAHGAGSACGKNLSKETVGLLGEQKKTNYALRADMTKEEFVEEVLDGIPPPPQYFAKNAMMNKSGYDDFETVLQQGDVALNAEDFERIANQEGALVLDVRHEKDFVKEHIPNSIFIGIHGGFAPWVGALITDLKQPILLVTPEGKEKETVTRLSRVGYDNTLGYLDGGIEAWKAAGKDVETIESISAETFSERFKNENVNTLDVRKDGEYKSEHLKGDNVQHFALDYINDNMNAIDNKNTYYVHCAGGYRSVIAASILKARGFNNLVDIAGGFGAIKNTDLPTTDFVCPTTL, via the coding sequence ATGAAGATAGAACAAATTTACACAGGCTGTTTGGCTCAAGGTGCTTATTATATTGAATCGGACGGCGAAGTGGCCATTATTGACCCATTGCGCGAAACCCAACAATATGTTGATAAAGCCAATAAAGAAAACGCCAAAATAAAGTATGTTTTTGAAACGCATTTTCATGCGGATTTCGTTTCGGGGCATATCGATTTAGCAAAAAAAACAGGAGCCACGATAGTTTTTGGACCTAGTGCAAAAACCGATTACGATGCTTATATCGCTAAAGATAACGAAACGTTTAAACTAGGTAAAGTAACTATAAAAGTACTGCACACACCGGGGCACACTTTAGAGTCGGCCACTTACCTTTTAATTGATGAAAACGGGAAAAACCGTGCTATTTTTTCAGGAGACACATTGTTTTTAGGCGATGTTGGGCGACCAGATTTAGCTATAAAATCAGACCTTACAAAAGAAGATTTGGCAGCCATGTTATTCGATTCGCTTCGCTATAAAATCATGCCTTTAGAAGACGATGTTATTGTATATCCAGCGCATGGTGCAGGTTCTGCTTGTGGTAAAAATTTAAGCAAGGAAACCGTCGGTCTTCTTGGTGAACAGAAAAAAACCAATTACGCTTTGCGTGCCGACATGACCAAAGAAGAATTTGTAGAGGAAGTCCTTGACGGGATCCCGCCGCCGCCACAATATTTTGCAAAAAACGCGATGATGAACAAATCGGGTTACGATGATTTTGAAACCGTTTTGCAACAAGGCGATGTGGCTTTAAATGCCGAAGATTTTGAAAGAATTGCCAATCAAGAAGGCGCTTTGGTACTTGATGTTAGGCATGAAAAAGACTTTGTAAAAGAGCATATTCCAAACTCTATATTTATTGGAATTCATGGCGGATTTGCCCCATGGGTTGGCGCATTAATCACCGATTTAAAACAACCCATTTTACTGGTTACACCAGAAGGCAAAGAAAAGGAAACCGTAACACGACTCTCTCGTGTGGGCTACGACAATACTTTAGGTTATTTAGATGGCGGCATTGAAGCTTGGAAAGCAGCCGGTAAAGATGTTGAAACTATTGAATCTATTTCTGCTGAAACATTTTCTGAACGTTTTAAAAATGAAAACGTAAACACACTTGACGTTAGGAAAGATGGCGAATATAAATCTGAACATTTAAAAGGCGATAATGTACAGCATTTCGCATTGGATTATATTAACGATAACATGAATGCCATTGATAATAAAAACACCTATTACGTCCATTGTGCTGGTGGTTACCGGTCGGTAATTGCAGCGTCTATTTTAAAAGCACGTGGTTTTAATAATTTGGTTGATATTGCGGGCGGATTTGGAGCGATTAAAAACACCGATTTACCAACAACAGATTTTGTGTGCCCCACAACACTTTAA
- a CDS encoding sulfite exporter TauE/SafE family protein yields MVWANIPIKKAAETSLIIVTINSLIGFTGNIQTTEIEWLFLLPFTLISVIGIVIGVLLSKFISSNKLKKVSVFSH; encoded by the coding sequence GTGGTTTGGGCAAATATTCCAATCAAAAAAGCTGCGGAAACCTCCTTAATAATAGTTACCATTAATTCATTAATTGGGTTTACCGGAAATATTCAAACCACAGAAATCGAATGGCTATTTTTACTCCCTTTCACTTTAATTTCGGTTATCGGGATTGTGATTGGCGTGCTTCTTTCAAAATTTATAAGTAGCAATAAACTTAAAAAAGTTTCGGTTTTTTCACATTGA
- a CDS encoding DUF6691 family protein → MKFLKFLLIGIFFGIVLVKSEAVSWYRIYEMFRFQSFHMYGIIGTAIASGILFLQISKKGYIKSIKGASIFVPKKDNGFIRYIIGGTIFGLGWALVGVCPGPMYILLGTGVYSMLIVIAAALLGTFIYGVLKDKLPH, encoded by the coding sequence ATGAAATTTTTAAAATTTTTATTGATTGGCATCTTCTTCGGAATTGTGTTAGTTAAATCCGAAGCCGTATCGTGGTACCGTATTTACGAGATGTTTCGCTTTCAATCCTTTCACATGTATGGCATCATAGGAACTGCCATTGCATCAGGTATTCTGTTTTTGCAAATCTCAAAAAAAGGATATATCAAAAGCATTAAAGGTGCGTCTATTTTTGTTCCTAAAAAAGACAACGGATTTATCAGGTATATAATTGGCGGCACCATTTTTGGCCTAGGTTGGGCGCTAGTTGGTGTGTGCCCAGGCCCCATGTACATTTTATTAGGCACGGGTGTTTACAGCATGCTTATCGTAATTGCTGCAGCTTTATTAGGCACATTTATTTACGGTGTTTTAAAAGACAAACTACCGCACTAA
- a CDS encoding YeeE/YedE family protein — MEYILNPWPWYISGPLIAIVMALLLYFGKTFGMSSNLKTLCTIGGAGKFSDFFRFNWKDQVWNLVVVLGAVIGGFIATHYLSNDAVTDLNPQTISELQNMGFQNAGATLVPNEVFSLDTLNTKSLILLIVGGLLVGFGTRYAGGCTSGHAITGLSSLQKPSLIAVIGFFIGGLIMANLLLPLIF, encoded by the coding sequence ATGGAATACATTTTAAACCCATGGCCTTGGTATATTTCGGGCCCGTTAATTGCCATAGTTATGGCATTATTACTTTATTTTGGAAAGACATTTGGTATGTCGTCAAACCTAAAAACCTTGTGTACAATTGGTGGCGCAGGTAAATTTTCAGATTTTTTTAGGTTTAATTGGAAAGATCAAGTTTGGAATTTAGTTGTCGTGTTAGGTGCAGTTATTGGCGGATTTATTGCCACGCATTACCTATCAAACGATGCGGTTACCGATTTAAATCCCCAAACCATTTCCGAACTCCAAAATATGGGATTTCAAAATGCTGGAGCTACTTTGGTTCCCAACGAAGTTTTTAGCTTGGACACCTTAAACACAAAAAGTTTAATACTGCTAATTGTTGGCGGATTACTTGTTGGTTTTGGTACGCGTTATGCTGGCGGCTGTACTTCTGGTCATGCCATTACCGGATTAAGTAGTTTACAAAAACCATCACTAATTGCTGTAATTGGCTTTTTTATTGGCGGATTAATTATGGCTAACCTGCTTTTACCTTTAATTTTTTAG
- a CDS encoding TIGR01777 family oxidoreductase — MRILITGATGLIGQEIVKLCHNKNIAVNYLTTSKSKIENTENYKGFYWNPKAQDIDTHCFDGVDAIIHLAGATVSKRWTTAYKKEIISSRIESTQLLINALKGETHSIKQVVSASAVGIYPDSLINYYDESFKDFDDSFLSHVVQQWEHAVDGFSKVNINVSKVRIGLVLSNKGGALQEIIKPMKFGLGAAFGSGKQWQSWIHINDLARIFLYVTEQKLEGVYNGVAPNPVSNSELTKTMAKVLDKPLFLPNVPKFFMKLILGEMHTLLFDSQRVSSKKIEAKGFQFTAYHLQPALEDLLG, encoded by the coding sequence ATGCGTATTTTAATAACAGGAGCAACGGGATTAATAGGGCAGGAGATTGTTAAACTTTGTCATAATAAAAATATTGCCGTCAACTATTTGACAACCAGTAAATCTAAAATAGAAAACACTGAAAACTATAAAGGATTTTATTGGAATCCTAAAGCACAAGATATAGACACACATTGTTTTGATGGAGTTGATGCCATTATCCATTTAGCTGGGGCAACCGTATCAAAACGATGGACAACAGCATACAAAAAAGAAATTATTTCGAGCAGAATTGAAAGCACGCAACTATTAATAAACGCTTTAAAAGGCGAAACACATAGTATAAAGCAAGTAGTTTCGGCTAGCGCAGTTGGTATTTATCCGGATTCACTGATTAATTATTACGATGAGTCTTTTAAAGATTTTGATGATTCATTTTTAAGCCATGTTGTGCAACAATGGGAACATGCCGTTGATGGATTTTCGAAAGTGAATATTAATGTTTCAAAAGTTAGAATTGGCTTGGTGTTATCAAACAAAGGAGGAGCTTTACAAGAAATAATAAAACCCATGAAATTTGGTTTGGGTGCCGCTTTTGGCAGTGGAAAGCAATGGCAATCGTGGATACATATTAATGATTTGGCCCGCATATTTTTATATGTTACCGAACAAAAACTAGAAGGTGTATACAATGGCGTGGCGCCTAACCCTGTTTCCAATTCAGAGTTAACAAAAACCATGGCTAAAGTATTGGACAAGCCTTTGTTTTTACCAAATGTTCCTAAGTTTTTCATGAAGCTTATTTTAGGTGAAATGCATACGTTATTATTTGATAGTCAACGTGTAAGCTCAAAAAAAATAGAGGCTAAAGGGTTTCAGTTTACAGCCTACCATTTACAACCGGCCTTGGAGGATTTGTTGGGTTGA